In a single window of the Elaeis guineensis isolate ETL-2024a chromosome 4, EG11, whole genome shotgun sequence genome:
- the LOC105043527 gene encoding RING-H2 finger protein ATL79: protein MTSPVLHSPPPPSNKWAPYSSAKDFDTNMATIVVVLVCATILAFSLHAAARCLLSRYRRGRRQNEHHETLADEKGKFGNAAAKLAEVLPSLVYTAGTRLAGAEAECAICLAEFAEGERVRVLPACNHGFHVKCVQAWLASRPSCPTCRATVAAGELPEEP, encoded by the coding sequence ATGACGTCTCCCGTTCTCCACTCCCCTCCTCCTCCATCCAACAAGTGGGCCCCGTACTCGAGCGCCAAGGACTTCGACACCAACATGGCCACCATCGTCGTAGTCCTCGTCTGCGCCACCATCCTGGCCTTCTCCCTCCATGCCGCCGCCCGCTGCCTCCTCAGCCGCTACCGTCGCGGCCGTCGCCAAAACGAGCACCACGAAACGCTGGCGGACGAGAAGGGGAAGTTCGGAAACGCGGCGGCGAAGCTGGCGGAGGTGCTGCCGTCGCTGGTATACACGGCGGGGACGAGGCTGGCCGGGGCGGAGGCGGAGTGCGCCATCTGTTTGGCGGAGTTCGCGGAGGGGGAGCGCGTCCGAGTGCTGCCAGCCTGCAACCACGGCTTCCACGTCAAGTGCGTCCAGGCCTGGCTCGCCTCCCGTCCCTCCTGCCCCACTTGCCGCGCCACCGTCGCCGCCGGCGAGCTCCCGGAGGAGCCTTGA